A portion of the Nitrospira sp. genome contains these proteins:
- a CDS encoding adenosylcobinamide-GDP ribazoletransferase, with translation MQHKSCDDSRVSHFTHDVFRPFILAWHFLTAIPISRSHHEPSSAELATSMAWYSTVGLLIGGFLAAADQGLRLFLAAEVVNVLLIVLLVLMTRGLHQDGLADTLDGLAGGRTAADRLRIMRDPSVGALGATGLFLSLLLRYAGLLALPQPVRLPVLLCMPALGRWAMVSVAWASPYARSEGGLAAAFLTHLSWQHVLLSSLVLACALMAGLGVIAAAATIGLGALVVVVVRRGCRAWFGGVTGDLLGATNELIEILFLLLIPVLVMAR, from the coding sequence ATGCAGCATAAGAGTTGCGATGATTCTCGCGTTTCACATTTTACGCATGACGTTTTCCGCCCGTTCATCCTGGCTTGGCATTTCCTCACGGCGATTCCGATCAGCCGGAGCCACCATGAGCCGTCGTCCGCGGAGTTGGCTACGTCGATGGCCTGGTACTCCACGGTCGGGCTTCTGATCGGCGGATTTCTCGCGGCGGCTGACCAGGGCTTGCGCTTGTTTTTGGCGGCCGAGGTGGTGAATGTTTTGCTGATCGTGTTACTGGTGCTCATGACACGCGGGCTGCATCAAGACGGGCTGGCGGACACTTTAGATGGACTGGCCGGCGGGCGAACCGCGGCCGATCGGCTGCGCATCATGCGCGATCCGAGCGTCGGGGCACTGGGTGCGACCGGTCTCTTTCTCTCGCTGCTGTTGCGGTATGCCGGATTGCTCGCCCTCCCTCAACCGGTTCGTCTTCCCGTGCTGCTCTGTATGCCGGCGCTGGGTCGTTGGGCGATGGTCTCAGTCGCCTGGGCGTCTCCCTATGCCAGGAGCGAAGGCGGGCTAGCGGCCGCGTTTTTGACTCATCTCTCCTGGCAGCATGTGTTGCTTTCGAGTCTCGTGTTGGCCTGTGCGCTGATGGCCGGATTAGGAGTGATTGCGGCAGCGGCGACCATCGGCTTGGGAGCCTTGGTGGTGGTCGTTGTGCGGCGGGGCTGTCGGGCATGGTTCGGCGGAGTGACGGGAGATCTGCTTGGCGCCACGAATGAATTGATCGAAATTCTCTTCCTCTTGTTGATCCCTGTGTTGGTGATGGCGCGATGA